The Larus michahellis chromosome 12, bLarMic1.1, whole genome shotgun sequence genome contains a region encoding:
- the UCKL1 gene encoding uridine-cytidine kinase-like 1 isoform X1 gives MSSPPAFSSVRISGCWALGPDGGNSSAESLDRLYPAVGSTKPPRKRTTSQCKSEPPLLRTSKRTIYTAGRPPWYNEHGTQSKEAFVIGLGGGSASGKTTVATMIIEALDVPWVVLLSMDSFYKVLTKQQQEQAASNDFNFDHPDAFDFDLIIATLKKLKQGKSVKIPIYDFTTHSRKKEWKTLYGANVIIFEGIMAFADKELLKLLDLKIFVDTDSDIRLVRRLRRDISERGRDIEGVIKQYNKFVKPAFDQYIQPTMRLADIVVPRGSGNTVAIDLIVQHVHSQLEERKLRWDMAALASAHQCHPLPQTLSVLKSTPQVRGMHTIIRNKETSRDEFIFYSKRLMRLLIEHALSLLPFQSCTVQTPQGQDYEGRTYSGKQITGVSILRAGETMEPALRAVCKDVRIGTILIQTNCNTGEPELHYLRLPKDISEDHVILMDCTVSTGAAAMMAVRVLLDHDVPEDKIFLLSLLMAEMGVHSVAYAFPRVKIITTAVDKKVNDLFRIIPGIGNFGDRYFGTDAPPDWSDDEDALST, from the exons ATGAGCAGCCCCCCGGCCTTCTCCAGCGTCCGCATATCGGGCTGCTGGGCCCTCGGGCCGGACGGCGG caaCAGCAGTGCCGAATCCTTAGACCGGCTGTACCCTGCGGTGGGCTCCACCAAGCCACCCCGAAAGCGGACCACTAGCCAGTGCAAGTCTGAGCCACCCCTGCTGCGGACCAGCAAGAGGACCATCTACACAGCTGGCCGTCCACCGTGGTACAACGAGCATGGGACGCAGTCCAAAGAGGCCTTCGTGATAG GCCTGGGAGGAGGCAGTGCCTCTGGGAAGACCACGGTGGCCACCATGATCATTGAGGCGCTTGATGTCCCTTGGGTGGTTCTGCTGTCCATGGACTCCTTCTACAAG GTGTTGaccaagcagcagcaggagcaggcagccagcAATGACTTCAACTTTGACCACCCCGATGCCTTCGACTTTGACCTCATCATCGCCACCCTGAAGAAGCTGAAGCAAGGCAAGAGCGTGAAGATCCCCATTTATGACTTCACCACCCACAGCCGGAAAAAGGAATGG AAAACCCTATATGGCGCCAATGTGATTATCTTTGAAGGCATCATGGCTTTTGCAGACAAGGAGCTTCTGAAG CTCCTTGATCTGAAGATATTTGTGGACACGGACTCGGACATCCGCTTGGTGCGTCGCCTGCGCAGGGACATCAGCGAGCGTGGCCGTGACATCGAGGGGGTCATCAAGCAGTACAATAAGTTTGTCAAGCCCGCCTTCGACCAGTACATCCAGCCCACCATGAGGCTGGCCGACATCGTCGTGCCCCGAG GGAGTGGAAACACAGTGGCTATCGACCTGATCGTTCAGCACGTCCACAGTCAGCTGGAAGAG AGGAAGCTGCGCTGGGATAT GGCCGCCCTGGCCTCTGCCCACCAGTGCCACCCGCTTCCGCAGACCCTCAGTGTGCTGAAGAGCACCCCTCAGGTGAGGGGCATGCACACCATCATCAG AAACAAGGAGACCAGCAGAGATGAGTTCATTTTCTACTCCAAGAGGCTGATGCGGTTGCTGATTGAGCACGCGCTCTCCTTGCTCCCGTtccag AGTTGCACAGTCCAGACCCCTCAGGGACAGGACTACGAAGGGAGGACATACAGCGGAAAGCAA ATCACCGGGGTGTCCATCCTGCGGGCGGGCGAGACCATGGAGCCAGCGCTGCGAGCGGTATGCAAGGACGTCCGCATCGGGACCATCCTCATCCAAACCAACTGCAACACGGGCGAGCCGGAG ctccactATCTGCGGCTGCCGAAGGACATCAGCGAAGACCACGTCATCCTGATGGACTGCACGGTCTCCACGGGCGCAGCAGCCATGATGGCCGTGCGGGTGCTGCTG GATCATGATGTCCCAGAAGACAagattttcctcctctccctgcttaTGGCAGAGATGGGTGTCCACTCAGTCGCCTATGCTTTCCCCCGGGTGAAGATCATCACCACAGCTGTGGACAAGAAGGTGAATGACCTTTTCCGGATAATCCCCGGCATCG GGAACTTTGGCGATCGGTACTTCGGGACGGATGCTCCTCCCGACTGGAGTGATGATGAAGATGCTCTTAGCACTTAG
- the UCKL1 gene encoding uridine-cytidine kinase-like 1 isoform X2: MSSPPAFSSVRISGCWALGPDGGNSSAESLDRLYPAVGSTKPPRKRTTSQCKSEPPLLRTSKRTIYTAGRPPWYNEHGTQSKEAFVIGLGGGSASGKTTVATMIIEALDVPWVVLLSMDSFYKVLTKQQQEQAASNDFNFDHPDAFDFDLIIATLKKLKQGKSVKIPIYDFTTHSRKKEWKTLYGANVIIFEGIMAFADKELLKLLDLKIFVDTDSDIRLVRRLRRDISERGRDIEGVIKQYNKFVKPAFDQYIQPTMRLADIVVPRGSGNTVAIDLIVQHVHSQLEERELSVRAALASAHQCHPLPQTLSVLKSTPQVRGMHTIIRNKETSRDEFIFYSKRLMRLLIEHALSLLPFQSCTVQTPQGQDYEGRTYSGKQITGVSILRAGETMEPALRAVCKDVRIGTILIQTNCNTGEPELHYLRLPKDISEDHVILMDCTVSTGAAAMMAVRVLLDHDVPEDKIFLLSLLMAEMGVHSVAYAFPRVKIITTAVDKKVNDLFRIIPGIGNFGDRYFGTDAPPDWSDDEDALST, from the exons ATGAGCAGCCCCCCGGCCTTCTCCAGCGTCCGCATATCGGGCTGCTGGGCCCTCGGGCCGGACGGCGG caaCAGCAGTGCCGAATCCTTAGACCGGCTGTACCCTGCGGTGGGCTCCACCAAGCCACCCCGAAAGCGGACCACTAGCCAGTGCAAGTCTGAGCCACCCCTGCTGCGGACCAGCAAGAGGACCATCTACACAGCTGGCCGTCCACCGTGGTACAACGAGCATGGGACGCAGTCCAAAGAGGCCTTCGTGATAG GCCTGGGAGGAGGCAGTGCCTCTGGGAAGACCACGGTGGCCACCATGATCATTGAGGCGCTTGATGTCCCTTGGGTGGTTCTGCTGTCCATGGACTCCTTCTACAAG GTGTTGaccaagcagcagcaggagcaggcagccagcAATGACTTCAACTTTGACCACCCCGATGCCTTCGACTTTGACCTCATCATCGCCACCCTGAAGAAGCTGAAGCAAGGCAAGAGCGTGAAGATCCCCATTTATGACTTCACCACCCACAGCCGGAAAAAGGAATGG AAAACCCTATATGGCGCCAATGTGATTATCTTTGAAGGCATCATGGCTTTTGCAGACAAGGAGCTTCTGAAG CTCCTTGATCTGAAGATATTTGTGGACACGGACTCGGACATCCGCTTGGTGCGTCGCCTGCGCAGGGACATCAGCGAGCGTGGCCGTGACATCGAGGGGGTCATCAAGCAGTACAATAAGTTTGTCAAGCCCGCCTTCGACCAGTACATCCAGCCCACCATGAGGCTGGCCGACATCGTCGTGCCCCGAG GGAGTGGAAACACAGTGGCTATCGACCTGATCGTTCAGCACGTCCACAGTCAGCTGGAAGAG CGTGAACTCAGTGTCAG GGCCGCCCTGGCCTCTGCCCACCAGTGCCACCCGCTTCCGCAGACCCTCAGTGTGCTGAAGAGCACCCCTCAGGTGAGGGGCATGCACACCATCATCAG AAACAAGGAGACCAGCAGAGATGAGTTCATTTTCTACTCCAAGAGGCTGATGCGGTTGCTGATTGAGCACGCGCTCTCCTTGCTCCCGTtccag AGTTGCACAGTCCAGACCCCTCAGGGACAGGACTACGAAGGGAGGACATACAGCGGAAAGCAA ATCACCGGGGTGTCCATCCTGCGGGCGGGCGAGACCATGGAGCCAGCGCTGCGAGCGGTATGCAAGGACGTCCGCATCGGGACCATCCTCATCCAAACCAACTGCAACACGGGCGAGCCGGAG ctccactATCTGCGGCTGCCGAAGGACATCAGCGAAGACCACGTCATCCTGATGGACTGCACGGTCTCCACGGGCGCAGCAGCCATGATGGCCGTGCGGGTGCTGCTG GATCATGATGTCCCAGAAGACAagattttcctcctctccctgcttaTGGCAGAGATGGGTGTCCACTCAGTCGCCTATGCTTTCCCCCGGGTGAAGATCATCACCACAGCTGTGGACAAGAAGGTGAATGACCTTTTCCGGATAATCCCCGGCATCG GGAACTTTGGCGATCGGTACTTCGGGACGGATGCTCCTCCCGACTGGAGTGATGATGAAGATGCTCTTAGCACTTAG
- the UCKL1 gene encoding uridine-cytidine kinase-like 1 isoform X3 → MAAAPVAEGAPAEPHDSNSSAESLDRLYPAVGSTKPPRKRTTSQCKSEPPLLRTSKRTIYTAGRPPWYNEHGTQSKEAFVIGLGGGSASGKTTVATMIIEALDVPWVVLLSMDSFYKVLTKQQQEQAASNDFNFDHPDAFDFDLIIATLKKLKQGKSVKIPIYDFTTHSRKKEWKTLYGANVIIFEGIMAFADKELLKLLDLKIFVDTDSDIRLVRRLRRDISERGRDIEGVIKQYNKFVKPAFDQYIQPTMRLADIVVPRGSGNTVAIDLIVQHVHSQLEERKLRWDMAALASAHQCHPLPQTLSVLKSTPQVRGMHTIIRNKETSRDEFIFYSKRLMRLLIEHALSLLPFQSCTVQTPQGQDYEGRTYSGKQITGVSILRAGETMEPALRAVCKDVRIGTILIQTNCNTGEPELHYLRLPKDISEDHVILMDCTVSTGAAAMMAVRVLLDHDVPEDKIFLLSLLMAEMGVHSVAYAFPRVKIITTAVDKKVNDLFRIIPGIGNFGDRYFGTDAPPDWSDDEDALST, encoded by the exons caaCAGCAGTGCCGAATCCTTAGACCGGCTGTACCCTGCGGTGGGCTCCACCAAGCCACCCCGAAAGCGGACCACTAGCCAGTGCAAGTCTGAGCCACCCCTGCTGCGGACCAGCAAGAGGACCATCTACACAGCTGGCCGTCCACCGTGGTACAACGAGCATGGGACGCAGTCCAAAGAGGCCTTCGTGATAG GCCTGGGAGGAGGCAGTGCCTCTGGGAAGACCACGGTGGCCACCATGATCATTGAGGCGCTTGATGTCCCTTGGGTGGTTCTGCTGTCCATGGACTCCTTCTACAAG GTGTTGaccaagcagcagcaggagcaggcagccagcAATGACTTCAACTTTGACCACCCCGATGCCTTCGACTTTGACCTCATCATCGCCACCCTGAAGAAGCTGAAGCAAGGCAAGAGCGTGAAGATCCCCATTTATGACTTCACCACCCACAGCCGGAAAAAGGAATGG AAAACCCTATATGGCGCCAATGTGATTATCTTTGAAGGCATCATGGCTTTTGCAGACAAGGAGCTTCTGAAG CTCCTTGATCTGAAGATATTTGTGGACACGGACTCGGACATCCGCTTGGTGCGTCGCCTGCGCAGGGACATCAGCGAGCGTGGCCGTGACATCGAGGGGGTCATCAAGCAGTACAATAAGTTTGTCAAGCCCGCCTTCGACCAGTACATCCAGCCCACCATGAGGCTGGCCGACATCGTCGTGCCCCGAG GGAGTGGAAACACAGTGGCTATCGACCTGATCGTTCAGCACGTCCACAGTCAGCTGGAAGAG AGGAAGCTGCGCTGGGATAT GGCCGCCCTGGCCTCTGCCCACCAGTGCCACCCGCTTCCGCAGACCCTCAGTGTGCTGAAGAGCACCCCTCAGGTGAGGGGCATGCACACCATCATCAG AAACAAGGAGACCAGCAGAGATGAGTTCATTTTCTACTCCAAGAGGCTGATGCGGTTGCTGATTGAGCACGCGCTCTCCTTGCTCCCGTtccag AGTTGCACAGTCCAGACCCCTCAGGGACAGGACTACGAAGGGAGGACATACAGCGGAAAGCAA ATCACCGGGGTGTCCATCCTGCGGGCGGGCGAGACCATGGAGCCAGCGCTGCGAGCGGTATGCAAGGACGTCCGCATCGGGACCATCCTCATCCAAACCAACTGCAACACGGGCGAGCCGGAG ctccactATCTGCGGCTGCCGAAGGACATCAGCGAAGACCACGTCATCCTGATGGACTGCACGGTCTCCACGGGCGCAGCAGCCATGATGGCCGTGCGGGTGCTGCTG GATCATGATGTCCCAGAAGACAagattttcctcctctccctgcttaTGGCAGAGATGGGTGTCCACTCAGTCGCCTATGCTTTCCCCCGGGTGAAGATCATCACCACAGCTGTGGACAAGAAGGTGAATGACCTTTTCCGGATAATCCCCGGCATCG GGAACTTTGGCGATCGGTACTTCGGGACGGATGCTCCTCCCGACTGGAGTGATGATGAAGATGCTCTTAGCACTTAG